In Paramormyrops kingsleyae isolate MSU_618 chromosome 13, PKINGS_0.4, whole genome shotgun sequence, a single window of DNA contains:
- the snx33 gene encoding sorting nexin-33: protein MSLRAKALYTFQSENKDEINIQENEELVIFDERPVDGWLQGENSRGERGIFPASYVEIIRPRSNSNITDNSLSPAGSPGNDSSYFPSTPNTSLRLPSYEDDDWDDWDDWDDSSTVVEDGDPRQGVGANGHAHQSSYNNPNVHYRPKPHMERQDSISSSRKGSMVGRNLNRFSSFVRSGVEAFVLGDVPMMAKIAESYTIEMGPRGPQWKENPQPFTCSIEDPTKQTKFKGIKTYISYRVTPSHTGRPVYRRYKHFDWLYNRLLHKFTVISVPHLPEKQATGRFEEDFIEKRQRRLILWMNHMTSHPVLSQYEGFEHFLMCADDKQWKLGKRRAEKDEMVGAHFMLTFQIPNEHQDLQDVEERVDTFKAFAKKMDDSVMQLTHVTSELVRKHLGGFRKEFQRLGNAFQSISQAFTLDPPYSSDALNNAISHTGRTYENIGEMFAEQPKYDLFHMLDKLSLYQGLLANFPDIIHLQKGAFAKVKESQRMSDEGKMDQDEADGIRKRCRTVGFALQAEMNHFHRRREVDFKEMMQAYLRQQIAFYQRVGQQLERTLRMYDNL from the exons ATGTCACTACGGGCCAAAGCACTGTACACCTTTCAAAGTGAGAACAAGGACGAGATCAATATCCAGGAGAATGAGGAGCTGGTTATTTTTGATGAGAGGCCTGTAGATGGCTGGTTACAGGGTGAGAACAGTCGAGGGGAGAGGGGCATCTTCCCAGCCTCCTACGTGGAGATAATCCGCCCCCGCTCCAACTCCAACATAACGGACAACTCATTGAGCCCTGCAGGGTCTCCAGGAAATGACTCCTCCTATTTCCCCTCTACCCCAAACACATCTTTACGCCTGCCAAGCTATGAAGATGACGATTGGGATGATTGGGATGACTGGGACGACAGTTCGACAGTGGTGGAGGACGGGGATCCTCGGCAAGGTGTTGGGGCCAATGGCCATGCACACCAGAGCTCCTACAACAACCCCAATGTCCACTATCGGCCCAAGCCCCATATGGAACGACAGGACAGCATCTCCAGTTCCCGAAAGGGCAGCATGGTGGGCCGCAACCTCAACCGCTTCTCCAGCTTCGTCCGGTCGGGCGTGGAAGCCTTCGTACTGGGTGACGTGCCCATGATGGCCAAGATAGCGGAGTCGTATACCATCGAGATGGGCCCAAGGGGCCCCCAGTGGAAGGAGAACCCTCAGCCTTTCACGTGCTCCATCGAGGACCCCACCAAGCAGACGAAGTTCAAGGGCATAAAGACTTACATCTCCTATAGGGTTACACCAAGTCACACGGGACGACCTGTGTACCGCCGCTATAAGCACTTTGACTGGCTCTACAACAGACTGCTGCACAAGTTCACCGTCATCTCCGTGCCGCACCTGCCAGAGAAGCAGGCCACGGGACGCTTCGAGGAGGACTTCATCGAGAAGCGCCAGAGGAGGCTGATCCTCTGGATGAACCACATGACGAGCCACCCCGTGCTGTCACAGTACGAGGGCTTCGAGCACTTCCTCATGTGCGCCGACGACAAGCAATGGAAGCTGGGCAAGCGGCGCGCAGAGAAGGACGAGATGGTGGGCGCCCACTTCATGCTCACCTTCCAGATTCCAAACGAGCACCAGGACCTGCAGGATGTAGAGGAGCGGGTGGACACCTTCAAGGCCTTTGCTAAAAAGATGGACGACAGCGTGATGCAGCTCACTCACGTGACCTCTGAGCTGGTGCGCAAGCACCTGGGGGGGTTTCGCAAGGAGTTCCAGAGGCTGGGGAACGCCTTCCAGTCCATCAGCCAGGCCTTCACGCTGGACCCGCCGTACAGCTCGGACGCCCTAAACAACGCCATCTCCCACACTGGCCGCACCTACGAGAACATCGGGGAGATGTTTGCCGAGCAGCCAAAGTATGATCTTTTCCATATGCTGGACAAGCTCTCTCTCTACCAGGGTTTGCTGGCCAACTTTCCAGACATCATTCACCTACAAAAAG GTGCCTTCGCTAAGGTCAAGGAGAGCCAGCGGATGAGCGACGAGGGGAAGATGGACCAGGACGAGGCGGACGGCATCCGCAAGCGCTGCCGGACAGTGGGCTTTGCCTTGCAGGCGGAGATGAACCACTTCCATCGGCGGCGTGAGGTGGACTTCAAGGAGATGATGCAGGCCTACCTCAGGCAACAGATAGCCTTCTACCAGCGGGTGGGCCAGCAGCTGGAACGCACCCTGCGCATGTATGACAACCTCTAG
- the snupn gene encoding snurportin-1, with protein MDELTRSIGAGFSVSVEPNSTSAPHPRLSQYKSRSSALEQDERRRRFLDLQKKKRLNYVNHARRLADGDWTGNDSDEEAGEEEEDEEMEIEQRKKLPRHYANQLMLSEWLVDVPPELDTEWLLVLCPVGKRSLIVASKGSTAAFTKSGYCINRFPSLLPGGNRHNSAMGKDYTILDCIFSEVDRTYYILDVMCWRGHPVYDCPTEFRFYWLQSKVQESEGLSEVGKRNPFRFVSLQSSDCSAQSIRQVLSVEYSFKVDGLLFYHRHTHYTPGSTPLVGWLRPYMVPDILGVEVPPNPLVTKPDYASHQLQQILEHKKVSTEVRQADPNGRYELEHLSTPEEQPRSDTPANPRMQS; from the exons ATGGATGAGCTCACTCGGAGCATCGGTGCCGGTTTCTCGGTATCCGTGGAGCCCAACAGCACGTCAGCGCCCCATCCGCGGCTCTCGCAGTACAAGAGCCGGTCCAGCGCCCTGGAGCAGGACGAGAGGCGGCGGCGTTTCCTGGATCTGCAGAAAAA GAAAAGACTGAACTATGTAAACCATGCTCGCCGCTTGGCGGATGGGGACTGGACAGGGAATGACAGCGATGAAGAGgcgggagaggaggaggaagatgaagagaTGGAAATAGAGCAGAGGAAGAAGCTACCAAGGCATTACGCCAACCAG CTCATGCTGTCAGAGTGGCTGGTGGACGTGCCTCCGGAGCTGGACACAGAGTGGCTCCTGGTGCTCTGTCCTGTTGGGAAGAGGTCCCTGATCGTCGCCTCCAAG GGATCGACGGCAGCCTTCACCAAAAGCGGCTACTGCATCAACCGCTTCCCGTCTCTGCTTCCCGGGGGCAACAGGCACAATTCCGCCATGGGAAAAG ATTACACAATCCTGGACTGTATCTTCAGCGAAGTGGACAGGACTTACTACATTTTGGACGTGATGTGCTGGAGAGGTCATCCTGTGTACGATTGTCCG ACGGAGTTCCGATTCTACTGGCTGCAGTCCAAGGTCCAGGAGAGCGAAGGCCTGTCTGAAGTCGGCAAGCGTAACCCG TTTCGCTTCGTGAGTCTGCAGAGCAGCGACTGCTCTGCCCAGTCCATCCGACAGGTGCTCTCAGTGGAGTACAGCTTCAAG gtggatGGGCTTTTGTTCTACCACCGGCACACACATTACACCCCCGGCAGTACCCCACTTGTGGGCTGGCTGCGACCCTACATGGTGCCCGACATCCTGGGCGTGGAGGTGCCCCCGAACCCCCTCGTTACCAAGCCCGATTACGCCAGCCACCAGCTGCAGCAGATCCTGGAGCATAAGAAGGTCTCCACAGAGGTGCGGCAGGCTGATCCAAACGGCCGCTACGAGCTGGAACACCTGTCGACCCCGGAGGAGCAGCCGCGGAGCGACACCCCCGCCAACCCTCGAATGCAGAGCTGA